Proteins encoded together in one Bacteroides ovatus window:
- the tpx gene encoding thiol peroxidase yields the protein MATTNFKGQPVKLIGEFIQVGKVAPDFELVKTDLSSFSLKDLNGKNVILNIFPSLDTSVCATSVRKFNKMAAGLKDTVVLAISKDLPFAHGRFCTTEGIENVIPLSDFRFSDFDESYGVRMADGPLAGLLARAVVVIGKDGKIAYTELVPEITQEPDYDKALAAVK from the coding sequence ATGGCAACAACAAATTTCAAAGGACAACCGGTGAAACTGATCGGTGAATTTATACAAGTAGGTAAGGTAGCTCCTGACTTCGAGCTGGTAAAAACAGATTTATCTTCTTTCTCTCTGAAAGATTTAAATGGTAAAAATGTGATTTTAAATATTTTCCCTAGTCTGGATACCAGCGTATGTGCAACTTCTGTACGTAAGTTTAATAAAATGGCTGCCGGATTGAAAGATACGGTAGTATTGGCTATTTCTAAGGATCTTCCTTTTGCACACGGCCGTTTCTGTACGACAGAAGGTATTGAAAATGTAATTCCATTGTCTGATTTCCGCTTCTCTGATTTCGACGAAAGTTACGGAGTGCGTATGGCAGATGGTCCGTTAGCAGGACTTTTGGCGCGTGCGGTAGTTGTGATTGGCAAAGATGGCAAAATTGCATATACGGAACTTGTTCCTGAAATCACCCAGGAGCCTGATTATGACAAAGCCTTAGCTGCTGTAAAGTAA
- a CDS encoding HdeD family acid-resistance protein, giving the protein METVFNEIQHSVKNWWTSLLLGIVYIIVALWLMFSPVSTYVALSIIFSVSMLISGILEIIFALSNRKGVPSWGWYIVGGLIDLVLGIYLIAYPMVSMEVIPFIIAFWLMFRGFSSTGYSIDLKRYGTRDWGWYMAFGILAILCSLLILWQPAIGALYAVYMISFAFLIIGLFRVMLSFELKNLHKRK; this is encoded by the coding sequence ATGGAAACTGTATTCAATGAGATTCAACATTCAGTAAAAAATTGGTGGACTTCTCTTCTTTTGGGAATCGTGTATATCATTGTAGCCCTTTGGCTCATGTTCTCACCCGTAAGCACCTATGTAGCTCTAAGTATCATTTTCAGTGTATCGATGCTGATAAGCGGTATTCTGGAAATCATCTTCGCTCTTAGCAACCGGAAAGGTGTCCCGAGCTGGGGGTGGTATATCGTAGGAGGACTCATCGACCTCGTTCTGGGTATTTACCTGATTGCCTATCCGATGGTCAGCATGGAAGTTATCCCTTTCATCATAGCCTTCTGGCTTATGTTCCGAGGGTTCTCCTCCACCGGCTATTCCATCGACCTGAAACGTTACGGAACCCGCGACTGGGGCTGGTACATGGCTTTCGGTATTCTTGCCATCCTGTGCTCTCTTTTAATATTATGGCAACCCGCCATAGGAGCGCTCTACGCAGTGTATATGATTTCTTTTGCTTTCCTCATCATCGGACTTTTCCGTGTCATGCTTTCATTTGAATTAAAGAATCTGCATAAAAGAAAATAA
- a CDS encoding DUF4494 domain-containing protein, translating into MAMHTWFECKIRYEKVMENGMQKKVTEPYLVDALSFTEAEARIIEEMTPFISGEFTVSDIKRANYSELFPSDEESADRWFKCKLIFITLDEKSGAEKKTSTQVLVQAADLRDAVKKLDEGMKGTMADYQIGMVSETPLMDVYPYSAEPNDKPEFDPSKA; encoded by the coding sequence ATGGCAATGCATACATGGTTTGAGTGCAAGATCCGTTATGAAAAAGTAATGGAAAACGGAATGCAGAAGAAAGTAACTGAACCTTATCTTGTTGACGCACTCAGTTTTACAGAAGCAGAAGCACGGATTATTGAAGAAATGACTCCGTTTATCTCCGGAGAATTTACCGTTTCGGATATTAAACGTGCCAACTATAGCGAACTTTTCCCTAGCGACGAAGAAAGTGCCGACCGCTGGTTCAAATGCAAACTTATTTTCATCACTCTGGATGAAAAAAGCGGTGCTGAAAAAAAGACTTCCACCCAAGTACTGGTACAAGCTGCCGACTTGCGCGACGCAGTCAAGAAGCTGGATGAAGGAATGAAAGGAACCATGGCAGATTATCAGATCGGTATGGTATCCGAGACTCCGCTCATGGATGTATATCCTTACAGCGCCGAACCGAATGACAAACCGGAGTTTGACCCATCAAAAGCATAA
- a CDS encoding YggS family pyridoxal phosphate-dependent enzyme produces MSIADNLKQVLAELPQGVRLVAVSKFHPNEAIEEAYQAGQRIFGESKVQEMTAKYESLPKDIEWHFIGHLQTNKIKYMIPYVAMIHGIDSYKLLAEVNKQAVKAGRTVNCLLQIHVAQEETKFGFSPEECKEMLNAGEWKELTHVRICGLMGMASNTDCIEQINREFGLLNRLFNEIKTTWFIHSDTFCELSMGMSHDYHEAIAAGSTLVRVGSKIFGERIY; encoded by the coding sequence ATGAGTATTGCTGACAATTTAAAGCAAGTGCTGGCCGAACTCCCTCAAGGAGTCCGGCTGGTTGCTGTCTCAAAATTCCATCCCAATGAAGCGATAGAAGAAGCATATCAGGCGGGACAGCGTATTTTTGGAGAAAGCAAAGTGCAGGAAATGACAGCTAAATACGAAAGTTTGCCCAAAGACATTGAATGGCATTTCATCGGACACCTGCAGACGAACAAAATCAAATACATGATACCATACGTAGCGATGATTCATGGAATTGATAGTTATAAACTGCTGGCCGAAGTCAACAAACAAGCTGTCAAAGCGGGACGTACAGTGAACTGCCTATTGCAGATTCACGTTGCGCAGGAAGAAACCAAATTTGGTTTCAGTCCCGAAGAATGTAAGGAGATGTTGAATGCCGGAGAATGGAAAGAGCTGACTCATGTACGCATCTGCGGATTAATGGGGATGGCCAGCAACACCGATTGCATTGAACAAATCAACCGGGAATTTGGTTTACTAAATAGGCTCTTTAACGAGATAAAAACAACTTGGTTCATCCACTCCGATACTTTCTGCGAGCTGTCGATGGGAATGTCACATGACTACCACGAAGCCATTGCCGCAGGAAGTACGCTGGTACGGGTAGGAAGCAAGATTTTCGGAGAACGAATTTATTAA
- a CDS encoding dihydroorotate dehydrogenase-like protein, whose product MTDLKTTFAGLSLRNPIIISSSGLTNSAGKNKKLAEDGAGAIVLKSLFEEQIMLEADQLKDPAFYPEASDYLEEYIREHKLSEYLTLIKESKKVCPIPIIASINCYTDSEWIDFAKMIEEAGADALEINILALQSEVQYTYGSFEQRHIDILRHIKKTIKIPVIMKLGDNLTNPVALIDQLYANGAAAVVLFNRFYQPDINIEKMEHISGEIFSNASDLAIPLRWIGIASAVVDKIDYAASGGVANAESVVKAILAGASAVEVCSAVYLNTNAFIGEANRFLSAWMERKGFRNIAQFKGKLNIKDVQGVNTFERTQFLKYFGKKE is encoded by the coding sequence ATGACCGATTTAAAAACTACTTTCGCAGGGCTTTCCCTTAGAAACCCTATCATTATCAGTAGCTCGGGGCTGACCAACAGTGCCGGCAAAAACAAAAAATTGGCCGAAGATGGTGCCGGTGCAATTGTTCTGAAATCACTGTTTGAGGAACAGATCATGCTGGAAGCAGACCAACTGAAAGATCCGGCTTTCTATCCGGAAGCCAGTGACTATCTGGAAGAATATATCCGTGAGCACAAGCTATCCGAATACCTGACTTTAATAAAAGAAAGTAAGAAGGTATGCCCCATTCCTATCATTGCCAGCATCAACTGCTACACTGATTCCGAATGGATTGACTTTGCAAAGATGATTGAAGAAGCCGGTGCCGACGCATTGGAAATCAATATCCTTGCCCTGCAATCGGAAGTGCAATATACATACGGTTCATTCGAACAACGCCACATCGATATTCTCCGCCACATTAAAAAAACAATCAAGATACCTGTAATCATGAAACTGGGTGATAACCTGACAAATCCTGTGGCATTAATCGATCAGTTGTATGCCAACGGTGCAGCAGCAGTTGTTCTCTTCAACCGTTTCTATCAGCCGGACATCAATATCGAAAAGATGGAGCATATTTCAGGCGAAATATTCAGCAATGCTTCCGACCTCGCCATTCCGCTTCGTTGGATCGGAATTGCGTCTGCAGTAGTAGACAAGATCGACTATGCAGCTTCCGGTGGTGTTGCCAATGCAGAATCAGTAGTGAAAGCTATCCTTGCCGGTGCTTCGGCTGTAGAAGTTTGTAGCGCAGTCTATCTAAATACAAATGCATTCATCGGAGAAGCCAACCGCTTCCTCTCTGCATGGATGGAACGCAAAGGGTTCAGGAATATAGCTCAATTCAAAGGCAAACTGAATATTAAGGATGTTCAGGGTGTTAATACATTCGAACGTACACAGTTCCTGAAATATTTCGGAAAGAAAGAATAA
- a CDS encoding PhoH family protein — MGTKKNFVLDTNVILHDYNCLKNFQENDIYLPLVVLEELDKFKKGNEQINFNAREFVRELDVLTSDELFSDGVKLGEGLGRLFVVTSNVPAAKVWESFPIKKPDHLILAATEYLTDKYPKMKSILVTKDVNLRMKARSIGLLCEDYITDKVVNVDVFEKSNEIFENVDPALIDRIYSSKEGIDLSEFDFKDLIHPNECFVLKSDRNSVLARYNPFTHSIIRVMKGKNYGIEPRNAEQSFAFEILNDPNIKLVALTGKAGTGKTLLALAAALGKLTDYKQILLARPVVALSNKDIGFLPGDAQEKVAPYMQPLFDNLNVIKRQFATNSTEVKRIEDMQKSEQLVIEALAFIRGRSLSEMYCIIDEAQNLTPNEIKTIITRAGEGTKMVFTGDIQQIDQPYLDSQSNGLVYMIDRMKDQNIFAHVNLLKGERSELSELASNLL; from the coding sequence ATGGGAACTAAGAAAAATTTTGTGCTAGACACAAATGTTATTCTTCACGACTACAATTGCTTGAAGAATTTTCAGGAAAATGATATTTACCTCCCTCTTGTTGTACTCGAAGAACTGGATAAGTTCAAAAAAGGAAACGAGCAGATAAATTTCAATGCTCGTGAGTTCGTGCGCGAATTGGATGTGCTGACAAGCGACGAGCTTTTCTCCGACGGAGTGAAGCTTGGCGAAGGATTGGGACGTCTGTTTGTCGTGACAAGCAATGTGCCGGCTGCCAAAGTGTGGGAATCGTTTCCTATAAAGAAACCCGACCATTTGATTTTGGCGGCAACCGAATACTTGACCGACAAGTATCCGAAAATGAAATCTATCTTAGTGACCAAAGATGTGAATCTGCGCATGAAAGCCCGTTCAATCGGTCTGCTTTGCGAAGATTATATTACGGATAAGGTGGTAAATGTAGATGTGTTCGAGAAATCTAATGAGATTTTTGAAAATGTAGATCCGGCATTGATCGACCGTATTTATTCTTCAAAGGAAGGCATTGACTTGAGTGAATTTGACTTTAAGGATTTGATTCATCCCAATGAATGTTTTGTATTGAAGAGTGACCGGAATAGTGTATTGGCACGCTACAATCCTTTTACCCATTCTATTATCCGTGTGATGAAGGGTAAGAATTATGGAATCGAACCACGGAATGCGGAACAGAGTTTTGCTTTTGAGATTCTGAATGACCCGAACATCAAACTGGTGGCTCTGACAGGAAAAGCGGGAACAGGTAAGACTTTGCTGGCTTTGGCTGCTGCTTTGGGCAAGCTGACGGATTACAAACAGATTTTGCTGGCACGTCCCGTTGTGGCGCTTTCCAATAAGGATATCGGTTTCCTTCCGGGAGACGCACAGGAAAAAGTAGCTCCTTATATGCAGCCGTTGTTTGATAACCTGAACGTCATAAAACGTCAGTTTGCTACAAACTCTACCGAAGTGAAGCGCATAGAAGATATGCAGAAAAGCGAGCAGCTGGTGATTGAAGCTCTGGCATTTATCCGTGGTCGTAGTTTGAGCGAAATGTATTGCATCATTGACGAAGCGCAGAATCTGACCCCGAATGAAATAAAGACAATCATCACCCGTGCAGGCGAAGGTACGAAGATGGTATTTACGGGAGATATCCAGCAGATTGACCAACCTTATCTGGATAGTCAGTCCAATGGCTTGGTATATATGATTGATCGTATGAAAGACCAGAATATCTTTGCACACGTCAATTTGCTGAAAGGTGAACGAAGTGAATTGAGTGAACTGGCAAGCAACCTGTTATAA